The Huiozyma naganishii CBS 8797 chromosome 9, complete genome nucleotide sequence TAAGTCTCTGTCACAATTGTTTATCAAGCTGTGCCCCCTGATTTGGAAGTGGGATATTAAGGCTGACGAGGCGTTGGtcaagttttccaaatataAAAAGACTATCCCAGTAAGGGGTGCTGCGCTGTTCAATGCGGATCTGAATAAAATGTTGCTTGTGAAGGGTACAGAATCGGACTCGTGGTCCTTCCCAAGAGGGAAGATTTCGaaagatgaggatgatgTGGATTGTTGCATTCGTgaagttgatgaagagatCGGATTCGATTTGACTACGTATATTGACGCAGATCAATTTGTTGAGAGGACAATCTCGGGGAAAAATTACAAAATATATATCATCAAAGCTGTCCCTGAGGATTTCCCCTTTAAACCCAAAGTGAGAAATGAAATTGACAAGATTCAATGGTTtgatttcaagaaagttACCAAGATGGTCAACAAATCTCATGGTGGTAACCAGTACAAATTCTACCTTATCAATTCGATGATTAGATCCTTGTCTATCTGGGTCAGACAACAGAGACAAATAAAGAACGACGACCAACTGAAACAGtttgctgaagaacaattgaagttgttgcTCGGTATCAACAAAAAGGCCGAAATTGATCCGGGGAGAGACCTACTAAACATGTTGCATTCAGCAGTTCAATCGAACGGGAACACGGATCAAACTATAAATCCCTCtgaacaacaaaatacTAGTATTAAGGCGCCAGCAACAGCTAGCCCCCCAGACTCCGCAGAACAGAGTAACACGCCATTGTATAATAACACAGTGATCGGCCAATATCCAGCTGGCCAATATCCTCCAATATTTCCACAAGCACAACAGAGTACTATTAGGGCTATGGGGTTCCAACCTTTTGCGCCATTCCCATTCTCTAACGGGGTGCTTCCAACCGCGGTCCCACAAATGTTTATGATGAACCCACCGATTGcactacaacaacaagctaGTGTGAACAGCACTTTCCCTCCACCAAAATTAACTACAGTTCCTTCCACACCAAACGTCAGCTCACTTTCGAAACCATCACTAGCTGTCTCCGGGCAAAATCAAAACTCAAAGGAATTGCTGAGTTTGTTGACTCAAAAGTCCAAACCTACCTCCGCTGAAAAAGAATCACAGAGAAATGACAGTGCTGACTTGAAGGATAAGCTATCCAATGACTCCAGGGTCTTACTAAGCATTCTTCATAGTAAAGCTACAGAACAAAATTATTCTACAGACAATAGCCCTCAAGCAACTGCGCATTTCCCAGAAAAGAACTCACCACCGCAACACCAACCAGAACCATTGCTTGCTCCTCAACACACCAGCGAGCCAGTGTCAAACGACAATATTGATAATTACGAAGATTTCGAGGTTGGGTCCtctgacgaggaggacgaggtGGAAGAGGAACAGGTTGCAAAGGAGTCCCCCTCTTATACATCTGCCCTACCACAGTCTTCCCATTATACAACACCTGCTGATAATTACAGCAATTTCGAAGATTCTTCAGGGTCTAGTTCCGACTTTGAATCTGCCACGGACGGTAATGGTGGAATGAGCGAGTCTGACATTGAAGAAGTCGAATTAGAAGCATTAAACCAAAACAACCTGAACGACCCCATCATCTCAAAGGATATTTTAAAGGAAAATGCGTTTAAGAATGGGGAGGTTCCCCACAACGATCACATTAGCGAGAGTGTGAGATCTATCAATGGTAGCAAATTACATAGCACCAATGTTTCTCCTCAACCAGCTGCGCCAACAAGCTTACCCAAACCAAAATTCAAGCTTCTGAAGCGCGGGGAGAAGTTGGATGACGTAATCAAGCCGAAGACGGCTTTCCCTGCATCACAGGACAATATAACCGTCGATGAGGAAGCGATCATTGATGAAGATAAAGTTGATACCACAAACAACGAACTATTGAATATGTTGAGGAGGCACTCAGAGAAGAAGGGGGAAGCACCCTCAGCATCACACCCAACAACGACATCTAACAACGAACTGCTAAACATAATCAAGGGTAACCACCCGGCCCCACAGTCCGAGAAAGATTCCGGACATACATTATTAGACATGCTGAAAAACCCTACAAAATCTGAAAGGCCTTCGACTGGTCAACAGTATTCACAGTCATCTGAATCTGGGGAGCTTCTTTCGCTTTTGAAAGGTCCATCGAAGGATCGAGCACCATATCACACCAGCACCCCATTCCAATCAGTGAATGACACGACACGTCTCCCAACGGAAGGGTTATCCTCCTCCTTTGAATCGGTCGAAGCTTCAATTCCAGGTCAAGACCTCTTTGGGGTTTTGGGGAACAAACCCGCAGTACCCACTGCTACTAGCATGGATGCCAGTGCAATTAATGGCATGACATCAAGATTTTCGAACAATTTGTCGTCCCGTGCATCTGTTCAATCTACCCAGTCGGGCGCTACTGACTTGTTGAACCTACTAAAGAAGCCCACTTCTCAGAGTTCTGCAGAGAAAACAGACAAGAGTGCGTCGAATGAGTTACTTAATATTTTACATGGGAAATAATGATGTAATGAAAATTCAgttatatatgtatacATGTATGATTTGTAATATCAAAACTTGTTGAATAAATAAGCGATCGAACAGTATTAGAGTTACATTTCTATTAAATACCCGGAACTTACAGCTCATAATCAGCAAGAATACTCTGCAactcctcatcgtcattTTTAGGCCATATAACgtttttctgttttataCCGTTCAGACTAATAATACAACCGTAACATAACGGAGTCTcgtctttctctttccaaACTCTATTCCTCAGATCCAAATAATCCGTTGTCTCTTCGCCAACTTTTGAGTCTTTCCAAAGATCGTagtttttttgttcctcttcagtGGTAACGGGCTGCCCTTTAGTTACAGCAATCGATCTCAGCCAGCTCGAGGGATCGGTATAAATAACTTGATCGCAAAGTGTACATTTCTTTGGTGCATTACCATCTAACAGTCTTACTGGCGACTCTAATTTATCGCCAGTTCTTAGAACCGTGGCCACAATATTCGAGTACTCGTTATCAAGATCCTCAAAATATTTACTGATCAATTCATTCATTGTCATGTTCCTCACAATCATGGAATtgacatttttttttgaatccTCCTTAGATCCATGTTCGTCTAGAATCAATGTGCTATAAAGTTCACACTTCAAAAGGTATTGATCGAGCCCTGTAACTAAACAAAATGCATCTAGCTCGGCCTGCAGGATATCCTTCAATGGGTGTAGGTTCTTGAATTCATTATTAAAGTCCGCATCAAAGCACTCGTTATTCAGCAGTTGAGAGACATCTGCGCCCTTACCCTTTACAACAAGCCCCAATATCTCATCTGCCAGTTTTGTCATCGAATAGCCCCATATTATAACTTTGGCATCTTTTTGATATGCAAATTTCTTGATCATGCTTCTTTTAATGTACGTGGAAAACTCTTCTCTGGTGTTCCTGTTCGGAcacaaattcaaaaaccCGTCCAAGGTATAGTTGGATTCATTTGCGTCACTACACATCGCAATAAAATCCTCGTTATGCAAAACAATCTGTTTTAATTCTGAAGTTTCGAAAAACTGATTGACGTCTAGTAAATACAattcaacatcatcaagGACGCCGTCACTGTATCTCTCgctttttttcaaagatgacCACATCTTATTCCTTTCGGCCAATTCTGTAGCATTCTCCACAACAGCGAGTGCGTTTACTCTGAACCCAGTTTTCCCTCTGTGCTGCCTTTTTTGCTCTCTTAAAACTTGACAAATGACGTCAAGTGCAACAATCGACGAACtatcaaaatcaaaaacCAACAATGCAAGCGTCTTAGAATCCTCCCCATTATTTGGCCCGTATGACACTTTAAAACAGTCACGGTAGTAGTCATCGCCCATCATCCGTTTCCTTTGCTTCAAACTAACAAATTTGGTGAAACATTCGCTACAAAAAGGCTCCTTTCGCGACTCAACAGTCGCACGCTCTGATTTACACCTTGCACACAGTTTCATCGCCGTCATGAGCACAGGATTAGAGCAGTAACCTCCCAACGATCAGCTACCGATGAGCTGCCAGTAGTTTAGTAAtacaattttgaaatattcggaatttttcaaattttccaattaTTCCATCAAATTAGGGCTTGTTAGGGTTCTGGATGAACTCTCCCTCGATTTCAACTTTCAATTTGTGAGGACACAGTCAAGAACTTGTAAGAGATGTTGATGGGTTTTGGATCGAGGGTACACTCGGTACCGGAATTGGCAAAAGATGTCGTTCCTATCAGCGCTTAGTCCCCTGTTTAAGAATGGTTTTGCTGCGTGGAAAATTCCCTCTGCTAGCATGATTGTAACACGGAGCTTGATGAAAACGCATAAAGGTGCTGCCAAAAGGTGGAGGAAGAATGCAAATGGTTTCAAAAGAGGCATATCCGGCAGAAAACATGGTAACTGCGGGTGGTCGCAACGAGGATTGAAGGCATTAACGGGGAGGACGGAGGCACATCAGAGTCAAATCAAACGATTGAAAAAGTTGTTGCCATATCATTAGTTAAgctctcttcttcttgagCTAGGCGTCTTTTCTTGCACATAGGGAATAACATACTAAAAAAACGCTAGATAATATTATTCATTTGAtaatttatatataaaaatgCACAAATAAACAAACAGATCTATCAAGTTGTATCAAAGATAAAATATGGGGGAGcaaccagaaaaaaaatcaaatggATAGAGTTCTGGTCTTCGCCAAACACTCTGATTGTCTATGACTGAGAAGAGGTCGCCACTGCAGCTCACTAATCAACACTTTTTGTATGGTTGTATTCACTTTCAATCCATTTCCTCGTCTCATGATCTCTTCTGAGTTCTGCCGTTGGGAAATAATGGTAGTtggttttcaaagatatgGCAAAGGGAACATTATCATATGTCATCAATCTTATTTTACAGTAGCTGTTGTCTGGGATCTCTTTGACAGTCTTTAGGAAAGCGTCCAAATCTGGAGTTTCGACTTCATTAACATGTGTAATGAAGTTGGTGGAAGAGATACCGTATTGAATGCCTGGCGACGATTCACCCCTGAAGACACAGTAAACACCCTTTGGCATATTAATCATGGCCTGACCAACTGCATGGTGTGGTTCTTGCAAAATGCAGCCAGCAAAGATAATGATTCTATCAGTCTCTTGGACATTGACAGTCTTGATTCCCAAATCGACAATGGAACCG carries:
- the DCP2 gene encoding decapping enzyme complex catalytic subunit (similar to Saccharomyces cerevisiae DCP2 (YNL118C); ancestral locus Anc_2.155), with amino-acid sequence MSLPLRPGLENITSLDRVLEDLLVRFIINCPPEDLSSVERELFHFEEASWFYTDFVRIMNPNLPSMKIKSLSQLFIKLCPLIWKWDIKADEALVKFSKYKKTIPVRGAALFNADLNKMLLVKGTESDSWSFPRGKISKDEDDVDCCIREVDEEIGFDLTTYIDADQFVERTISGKNYKIYIIKAVPEDFPFKPKVRNEIDKIQWFDFKKVTKMVNKSHGGNQYKFYLINSMIRSLSIWVRQQRQIKNDDQLKQFAEEQLKLLLGINKKAEIDPGRDLLNMLHSAVQSNGNTDQTINPSEQQNTSIKAPATASPPDSAEQSNTPLYNNTVIGQYPAGQYPPIFPQAQQSTIRAMGFQPFAPFPFSNGVLPTAVPQMFMMNPPIALQQQASVNSTFPPPKLTTVPSTPNVSSLSKPSLAVSGQNQNSKELLSLLTQKSKPTSAEKESQRNDSADLKDKLSNDSRVLLSILHSKATEQNYSTDNSPQATAHFPEKNSPPQHQPEPLLAPQHTSEPVSNDNIDNYEDFEVGSSDEEDEVEEEQVAKESPSYTSALPQSSHYTTPADNYSNFEDSSGSSSDFESATDGNGGMSESDIEEVELEALNQNNLNDPIISKDILKENAFKNGEVPHNDHISESVRSINGSKLHSTNVSPQPAAPTSLPKPKFKLLKRGEKLDDVIKPKTAFPASQDNITVDEEAIIDEDKVDTTNNELLNMLRRHSEKKGEAPSASHPTTTSNNELLNIIKGNHPAPQSEKDSGHTLLDMLKNPTKSERPSTGQQYSQSSESGELLSLLKGPSKDRAPYHTSTPFQSVNDTTRLPTEGLSSSFESVEASIPGQDLFGVLGNKPAVPTATSMDASAINGMTSRFSNNLSSRASVQSTQSGATDLLNLLKKPTSQSSAEKTDKSASNELLNILHGK
- the MRP35 gene encoding mitochondrial 54S ribosomal protein bL35m (similar to Saccharomyces cerevisiae YNL122C; ancestral locus Anc_2.151), whose translation is MSFLSALSPLFKNGFAAWKIPSASMIVTRSLMKTHKGAAKRWRKNANGFKRGISGRKHGNCGWSQRGLKALTGRTEAHQSQIKRLKKLLPYH
- the NCS2 gene encoding Ncs2p (similar to Saccharomyces cerevisiae NCS2 (YNL119W); ancestral locus Anc_2.154), producing MTAMKLCARCKSERATVESRKEPFCSECFTKFVSLKQRKRMMGDDYYRDCFKVSYGPNNGEDSKTLALLVFDFDSSSIVALDVICQVLREQKRQHRGKTGFRVNALAVVENATELAERNKMWSSLKKSERYSDGVLDDVELYLLDVNQFFETSELKQIVLHNEDFIAMCSDANESNYTLDGFLNLCPNRNTREEFSTYIKRSMIKKFAYQKDAKVIIWGYSMTKLADEILGLVVKGKGADVSQLLNNECFDADFNNEFKNLHPLKDILQAELDAFCLVTGLDQYLLKCELYSTLILDEHGSKEDSKKNVNSMIVRNMTMNELISKYFEDLDNEYSNIVATVLRTGDKLESPVRLLDGNAPKKCTLCDQVIYTDPSSWLRSIAVTKGQPVTTEEEQKNYDLWKDSKVGEETTDYLDLRNRVWKEKDETPLCYGCIISLNGIKQKNVIWPKNDDEELQSILADYEL